In Camelina sativa cultivar DH55 chromosome 17, Cs, whole genome shotgun sequence, the genomic stretch aaatcatatttggaTGGGACGACTAACATTTAAAATACGgtctttaaaatttaaaattttatgatgtTGACTAAAAAATcgaattataaacaaaacaaaacaaaaagtcaacattataaataaatcaatattgattaaaataagtctaaaacattgatatatatacatatatatattagaaattgtataattttgaattatctatttttaaataaattttaatctaaataatatcaacaaaaatatttaaattctttttctttattcaaaattttaaggtcaaaaattgatttatgtaatcattatttaaaatgcaataaatacattttggttataatttatatttattaataatttattctgaatttaataattttaaaagtaatttatttttaaatttgaattattttgaaattaaaatttagtttttattgtttttattctttttatttaattgttaaaataatatttaataaaaagagtatatctgtccattttcatttcaaaatgtgtagttttcaaataactataatattgagtgtaattttgaaatttctttaaaaatataggGGAtggtattggattctaatttatcaagatttttgaagagttcaacaaaatcattaaaagtcaataagtgaaagattgtaaAAGATTGCTAGagtgttttgttgattagttttataaaatcttgtaaaattattcaaacaatccttgtatttttgtgatactttccatgaatttattttgtaaagaaagtgtttaaaatcatgaaccaataacataataattgaactcattaacaatcctagattcttttgttttaattgaatgacacaaaacttttaattactttataaaagtctgaatccaataacccaaatttgttaagattttaaatgattttttacaaatcacaaacaaaataacaataaactTTAACAGATTTTagcaaaatcttgatctaataacaacagattctacataacatttaaaatctttaaaattctgttcaaattttaaaccaataactcTCACTtagtatattcttaaaaatgtcCCTAAAAAATTGAGATAAATACTACAAATGTGAAATCTAAGGGAATTTgtagaattatttttattttgattttttttaatagattggGATAAATATTTAAGgtatttttatatagagaaatttcTCAAATATACCACatttgaagtttaaaatatatcacaaacacaaaaactataaatacttACAAAGTAATCATGCATTTTCCACGAAACAATAAATATCCTAAGTATGTGTGTATGTTGAAAATTAGAGTCCGTCagtttataaaatatatccATCGCACAATGGtttaagtaaaatttattttgcaaGTGTTCATTATAcaacttaaatttatttgatatcgTTATGCGATTATTATGAAGTAGGAAAGAGACTTTGAATCACTTTTACGATGTCATGCCTTCTTTATTGGTTATATTCATTTAGGTACATATTCAGTTCATTTATTCATGATGATGTATACTATgatcattttattttcaacaatGGATCAAAGAATTCCCCAAGGATTTCTCAATCATACTGATTTATCAGCTTTGGCAGagtaaaatttaattagtgTCTAACTCTCATATTCTTTCCTAAAATTTGATTCAGttactttcaaattttgagTCTTACATATATTCGATTCTATTTTGTCGGCGGACTCTTCCAAGCCGTTTGTTTGAGTTTTCAGGTGAACTTTGAACGTTTtcattcaatttattttattgaaaaaaagagaTAGGGATCACCACCACATCTTTCTCTTCTAATTAAAGTTTGGTCCCATTCTTATTCTTTTTCTGGTTAATGGGATCTCTTTGTCTGCATTTGCCATTTCAAGGAAAAAGTATGGCGCTTTGAACATGATATGCGTAGAATCTGTAATTGTCTTAGGAGGTATTGAACTCgtatttacaagattttagagtatttttaaaatttttgttattcaacttagatttatgtaaaatcttttaaaatcccttgttattcaacttagatttatgtaaaatcatttaaaataacttacaatcttttgttattcaatcaatcatTTATAAAACTGACTTAAAAtttactgttattcaaaatatcacaacttcttttaaaaatgttattttgaatgattctacaaaacttttgtttgttttttagttgaaaaatataagTACCAAAATCATATGTTATGAGGTAGAATTTCAGAGGAtttcttcaaaagaaaaaaaaaaaaaaaaagcagtcaACACAACCCAACTGACAACTCTAATCTGAACCTGATCCtcgtttctttctctctctcaaaaccgTAACTTCTCCTCCTGCAATCGATCGAATCCAACAGAGATTTGAAATTGAGAATTTTGCAGAGAGCAATTGTCAAAAAGAAGACGGTGTCGATCTCACGGCCAAGATTTAGGTCATGTGACGAGGAGGTCTGGTTCCGCCGCGATGAGGACTAATACCACCGCCACGCAGCGACGGACACGAAAGGTTGTGACTCCTAAGCCTGAGAAATTGGGATGGGAGCAATATCTTCAGAAGAATCATCGGTCATTGCAACAGAAGATGATCGAGTAAGCCAAAATTTCTGAATGTTTTCTATATTACATGTTTTCTCTTCTGACGAATGGTACTTTCTGCTTTGCTTTCTTAAACTGTTGATTTGTTAATTCACAGGCTTGAGAATTTGGAGATGATGTCAAAACATGGCCCTGAACTTTGGAGACAGAACAACCATCGGTTAGAAGTATTCTTGTCCAGGTTTGTTGTTCACATCCAAATGGACAGCAGCATTGATTGAATTGTATATCGTTACACTGTAAATTGGAATTAAAAGGGTTCAGGGTCTTTAGTTAATTGTCTAGATGAACACCGTGCTTCTTTGGCTTTTAGTACACGAGTCTTGCTTTGCGTTTTTCTTCAAATGCTTTTTGCATTAAAGCTTCTTTGTTCCCATGACACATAAGAAGCTCTTCGTGTAGTTGAGGAATGTCACTCTTTGTCAACTCTTATCTATCTTTCTGGTCTCAACACTCTATTTGGTCTCTATTTTGTAGAATGCAAAGACTAGCTCAAGAGCAGAATACTGGTTTGAGTACTGGTATTGTTGAATTGAGTTAAGAAATAGACAACTGGTTTGAATACTGGTATTGTTTCCATGGATGTTTCTGCAGTATAGTGAAGATCATAGGGGAAGGCGTAACAGTTTGAGAAAGGagatcattttgtttttgtactgCAATTTGCCGGTGGGGGCTATTGTTTATGGgctgttcttttttcttttctctgttttggttcTTGTCTAGAAACgtaaaagtctttttttttttctctgttttgaaaatTCTCATTGAGTGACTTGCAACCTAGTGGTTCagtgtctttttttgttcaatgaAACGTAAAATTACGAGACTGCAACTTTCTTTGGGCTTTACAAAGTTTGCAAGATTTACACTTGGAGAATATTGAGTTATGGTCTGATTGTGCTGCGGCAATTGAGGCAGTAACAGATCCTCTAAATTGGCCTCGTTATCAGTCTTACCTTGCGAGGAAAAGCATGGTTGATGTGCTCTCTGGAAATGTTATAGCTATATTGTTGAGTTGTGGTGTTGCTCTCTGGTTTTTAAGCTTTATGCTcggtttttttaagtttcatgctctgttttttgtttcagaCCTTTTTTATGCCAAGCCAAAAGTTTTTGACgactaaaaaaaacaatctagatGCAAGGAGAGAGAACAAACATGAGAACAAACCGTTTGGtatagagttttctttttttggtgttataaaatattttaaaatcattcaaagtttactacaaaatctcatagaatctcatagaataacattttattttccttttttttaaatagaataactctaaaacacaaacaaatcttctacaaattttcagaatttttttttttttttttttttttttgaacaacctcagaattctaaaattttaaaatcctaccaaatcctAAGAATATCAAGTTTAATACCCCAGCTTAACTTCTCATGGAATTTACCAGATtgcttctatttttatttttttttggttcccaTCGAATCTTCGACTCTTCTTATCAATTAAATGCAGAAGAACgggaaaacaaaaatgtgagGAAATTCTGGATAGGATGAATCATATTATATACATCAGCTTAAATGTTGTAGGTGAAcaggtatatttatatataaagcaaTCTTGAAATGAAGCAGCTATGGTGAGACATCATcagattctatatatatatatacatcagcTTCATATATACAAGTTCGTTTGTGCTTGCATTTCCATCTTGAGTTTAAacttgtttcatcatcatctgagaGGAGTTTTGGGGCAAAAATGATTTCACCAGCCTTGTTGGTCCCCGGGGAAGTCATAATTCTTATCTGAGGAGAAAGGAAGCTCAAATGTTTGCTTGGACCAATCATGTGTCGTCACATCTTCTAGTATCCATAAATCAAAACTGCGGAAATCAATGTTgattaagcttgaagatagcttgaggtGCAAGCTAACTTAATTCTACCAAGTTATAGAATAGGATTATTTCTATTTAGGAGTCATCTAAATAATGTTAGTTTGCCTATTTTGAAAAGGAAATTATTCTAGAGATCTCTCTATATAATGAGTTGCCAAGGTGTGGTATACCATTAAGTCAGTTTTGAGAGAACAAGAGAGCTTTAgatttttgagagattttttctaaaaatttaataagAAGAGAGTAATTCTTCTAGTCTTGTTATTAAATTCTAAGTAAGTTCATATATAgattctatatttggtatcagagctttctTTGAAGCGATACCATGGGAGAGATCACGGAGTCATCAAGCACGGCACTAGCAAAAGTAAAGGAGGGTGGTTCCTCCTCGTCCTCGATCAAGTGCCCGATGCTCACCACGACCAATTACACAGTTTGGTCCATGAAGATGAGAATTCTCCTCAGGGTGCATAAGGTCTGGGATATCATCGAAGAACCTTCTGATGATAGTGAAAAAAACGACATGGCGGTGGCACTATTGTTCCAATCAATCCCTGAGACGCTTATTCTACAAGTTGGTGAGTTGGATACGGCGAAAAAGGTATGGGAGGCCATAAAAACAAGACATGTAGGCGCAGAAAGAGTTAAGGAAGCGAGGTTGCAGAATTTAATGGCTGAGTTTGATCGGTTAAGGATGAAGGACACAAACATAATTGATGATTTCTCTGGCAAGTTATCtgaaatctcctccaaatcagCGGCTTTAGgagaagaaattaaagaatcTAAGCTTGTCAAGAAGTTTCTCAAGAGTCTTCCAcgaaaaaaatacattcatatCGTTGCTTCAGTAGAACAAGTACTCGATCTCAAACACACAAGCTTTGAGGATATTATTGGTCGTTTGAAGACTTATGAAGAACGTattgctgaagaagaagaagatcacgaTGAACAGAGTAAGCTTATGTTTGCAAACATGGAGTCTCAAACACAATACGACTCATCTGGAGACTTTAGAGGTCGAGGGCGTGGAGGACGGTTCAGTAACAAGGAAGGGGTCGTGGAGGACGATTTAACAGTGGACGTGTCAATGGTGGACGTGACATATCAAGGGTGATCTGCTACCGATGTGACAAAACAGGGAACTTTGCATCGAACTGTCCCGATCGCCTCCTTAAACTGCAGGAAGTGCAAGAAAGTGACAATAAAAGTACTGCAGAAGCGGATGAGCTTATGATACATGAGATTGTTAATCTAAACGAAGATAAGGTTGTGGCGAGCCAATATGAGACTAACTCAGGGGAGGATGCTTGGTATCTTGACAATGGAGCCAGCAATCATATGACAGGAGACCGCAGGTACTTTGCAAAGCTTGATGACACTATAACTGGTAAAGTAAGGTTTGGAGATGATTCTCGAATCGATATCAAAGGGAAAGGAACGATTGAATTCATAGATATGAATGGAGAATCGAGAACGATGACTGATGTGTACTTTATACCTGGTCTTAAAAGTAACATCATTAGCTTGGGACAAGCTACTGAATCAGGTTGTGATGTCCGAATGAAGGGAGATAATCTGATAATGCGAGACTGTGATGGGAAGCTACTAGTCAAGGCAACCAGGTCGAAGAACCGCTTATACAAAGTAAGCATGGGAATTAAAGATACACTGTGTTTGTTTTCTACAACAACAAGTGACACAAGTAGGTGGCACGCTCGTTTAGGACATCTGAACTTCGGCTCCATGAAGGCTATGATACAAGGAGAACTGGTTATAGGGGTTCCAAAGATCAACTTGGAGAAAGAGATTTGCGGCTCTTGTTTGTTTGGCAAGCAAACACGTCAAGCATTCCCACAAGCTACTGCATATCAAGCCACAAAACCTCTAGAATTGATACACGGTGATCTTTGTGGTCCCATAACTCCGAATACGATGGCGGGAAACAAGTATGTATTTGTGTTAATTGATGATTATTCACGATACATGTGGACTACCTTGTTGAAAGAAAAGAGTGAGGCATTTAACAAGTTTAAACGGTTCAAGACCTTGGTGGAGCAAGAAACAAAGGAGCTTATTAAAACGTTCAGGACAGATTGTGGAGGTGAATTCGTGTCAAGAGAATTCAATGAGTTTTGTGCCGATGAAGGAATAACTAGGCATCTTACAGCCCCATACACTCCCCAACAGAATGGGGTTGTTGAGAGGCGTAACAGGACTATGATGGAGATGACACGGAGTATTCTCAAACATATGAAGGTTCCTAATTTCATGTGGGGAGAGGCAATCAGGCACTCGACATACCTGCTCAATCGTGTTGCTACAAGGGCACTCAGAGACAAGACCCCATATGAGATGCTTCGTGATAAAAGACCCAACCTTAGTCACTTGCGGGTGTTCGGGTGCATAGGATATGCAAAACAGAGGCTCCACACCTAAGAAAACTAGATGACAGGTCACGAGTGTTAGTCCACCTTGGTACGGAACCAGGGTCAAAGGCTTACCGCTTATATGACCCAAATTCTCGAAAAATAATAGTAAGCCGAGatgttatttttgatgaaacaaaGGGTTGGAACTGGAGTCAGAGCATTGTAGAGGAAGACAAGGCAGGAGAGTTCAAAATTCTTTGTAAAGAATTTGGAAACCATAGTATACAAGCTAGAGAACATAACCACGAAGAACAGAGGAAACTTGAGCCTGCATTAAGCGATACGACCACTACAGAAGAAACAAATGTTTCTGATACTGATAGCGACAATGGCGAAGAGGGAGAGGTTGATGGTGATCAGGATCACACACATTTGGTGCTCAGGAGATCACAAAGAGCATCCGTAAAACCTAAGTATCTCAATGACTATGTACTACTTGCTGAAGTTTGTGGAGAAGAACTGTTGATGCTACTAGATGAAGAGCCTAGAGATTTTTATGAAGCACAGGAGTCAAAACAATGGATGTTGGCTTGGGAGGACGAGATTAGGTCCATTATGAAGAACCGTACTTGAAATTTAGTTAATCTTCTGTTGGGAGCAAAGCCAATAGGCTTGAAGTGGATTTTTAAGCTCAAGAAGAACTCCGATGGCAGCATAAATAAATACAAGGCCAGACTCGTTGCTAAGGGGTATGTGCAGAGACTTGGAATcgactttgaggatgtgtttgcTCCAGTAGCACGGATTGAAGCAATTCGTCTTCTCATCAGTCTTGCAGCATCGAATGGATGAGAGATTCACCATTTTGACGTCAAGACGGCGTTTCTTCACGGAGAGTTGAAAGAAACCGTTTATGTGGCACAGCCTGAAGGTTTTGTTATTGAAGGAAGTGAGGAGAAGGTCTACAAACTCAACAAAGCTCTGTACGGTCTTCGACAAGATCCAAGAGCTTGGAATGAGAAATTAAATAAGATTCTCAATGAATTACGCTTCAAGAAGTGCTCCAAAGAACCCTCCGTCTCTCGAAAGAAGGTGAATCAGGAAGTTCTTGTAGTTGCAGTGTATGTAGATGACTTGTTCATCTCTGGTTCAAGTGTTGAGGTCATAAAAGGGTTCAAAAAGGAGATGGCGACTATGTTCGAAATGAGTGACCTTGGTAAGTTGACTTATTATCTAGGGATCGAAGTATGTCAGCATCAAGATGGGATAACTCTGAGCCAAAGGCGTTATGCACTGAAGATACTAGAAGAGGCTGGTATGTCGAATTGTAATCCTGTTCAAACGCCAATGGAAGTAGGACTGAAGTTATCGAAGGCACCAATGGAGAAGGACATTGACGCTACAAAGTATAGGAAACTTGTGGGCTGTTTAAGATATCTACTTCACACGAGACCTGATTTGTCATTCTGTGTAGGAGTACTAAGTCGTTATATGCAAAGTCCAAAAGAGTCACACGGAGCGGCCATGAAGCGATGTTTAAGATATCTTCGAGGAACCACTACATTAGGACTAACATTTAACAGAAAGACTGCAGGAGATTCGAGGCTAATTGGGTATAGCGACAGCAGTCACAATGTGGATCCGGATGATGGTAAGAGCACAACCAGTCACGTTTTTTATCTTGGGGGGAGCTTAATTACTTGGTGTTCTCAGAAGCAGGAGACAGTAGCACTCTCATCATGTGAGGCGGAATTTATGGCTGCTACAGAGGCAGCAAGACAAGCGATATGGCTACAGGACTTTCTCAGTGAGATTACGGAGACACAATGTGAGAAAACTCTTATCAGAATTGACAATCAATCGGCGATTGCTCTCACCAGAAACCCTGTCTTCCACGGTCGCAGTAAACACATACACACGAGATACCATTTCATATGTGAGTGTGTGGAGAATGGACAAGTAGAAGTTGAACATGTTCCTGGAGAAGCACAGAAGACGGATATCTTGACAAAAGCTCTAGGAAGAACTAAGTTCAGTGAAATGAGAGAGCTCATTGGTGTGAAGGATATTGGAGATAAAGATTTCAAGCTTAAGGGGGAGAATGTTgattaagcttgaagatagcttgaggtACAAGCTAACTTAATTCTACCAAGTTATGGAATATGATTATTTCTATTTAGGAGTCATCTAAATAATGTTAGTTTGCCTATTTTGAAAAGGAAATTATTCTAGAGATCTCTCTATATAATGAGTTGCCAAGGTGTGGTATACCAATAAGTCAGTTTTGAGAGAACAAGAGAGCTTTaggtttttgagagatttttccTAAAGATTTAATAAGAAGAGAGTAATTCTTCTAGTCTTGTTCTTAAATTCTAAGTAAGTTCATATATAGATTCTATAATTAACAGCATAAGGGTACCTTGCAATGGAAGCTAGCTTGCCTTGTATTCTATGAGAATATATTCACCCTCCCAGCAAACAACATGCATAGGCGCTTTGATAAAACTTATCTTCTCAAATCTGACATCAAAATACACAATCACCGGATATGTCGATCGGGTCGGGGACCAATCACCATAATACAGGAAACATTGATGCATACTGATTTGGTAACAATGAAATATATTGCTTGAGGTGAAAGAAACAACAGTGTCCACTCCAACGTAAATATATTACTTAGATGGTTAAAGCCCATGTTTCTAGGGCTTTAGGTTAGCTTCTTAGCGCCGACTACATGtttccacatatatataaatccaGAGTCTCTGCGATTTGCGATTTCTCCGTCCGAATTAGATCAAGCAAAAGGATCATGGATAGAGAAGAAAACTCAGATTCCATCCCTAATGATTTAATTCTTGAGATACTCTCCAGATTGTCTATAACCTCAATCGGGAGGTTTCGCTGCGTGTCGAAGCAATGGGGATCCATGCTTCACAAGCCATATTTCACCAAGTTATTCTTTACCAAATCCTCGGCTCGTCCACGTCTCTTAATTGGGGTCCGACAACACCATGAGTGGAGCTTCTTCTCGGCGCCTCAGCCTCAGAACCATTATGGGAAGTCTTCGTCTCTTGTAGTAGCAGCCGATTTTCATATCGAGTGCTCCTTCTTAGACCATAGCCTCGCTAGGTGTAATGCCTCTGGTTTGCTCTATTTCCCAAGTACGAAGGATTCACGTATGGATGAGTATGGGGAAGGTTTCATATGTAACCCTATCACAGGACAGTTTGCGATCTTGCCTCGATTGAGATTAGGACCTGAGGATGTGAAAGACTGGGGTGGCCTTTTAGGGTTTGATCCAATTGGGGGAAATTCAAGGTACTGTCCATGAAGTACAATAGGGTTGACCATAAAATGGCCCACTATGTTCTAACATTAGGAAGTGAAAAAGAGAGATGGGGGGAGATCGAATGCCCCTTCACGACGGTTGATAGGAATGGAGGGGTATGCATCAATGGAATGTTGTATTACGTAGCTTACGACTATGAGAATCGATTGCATCTTTTAGGTTGCTTCGATGTTAGGTCTGAGAAGTTTAAGTTTCAAACTCTAAGAGGCGGCGTCAAATATGACGATTTGTGTACTAGATTGATAAATTATAAGGGTAAATTAGGTTNCAGTCATTTGAAGCCGCTAATGCAAGAATGAAACGGATTGTTTCGATGCGTGCAANCGATGGAGCTATCCCAACCAGGGATTTTTCCTCAGATTAAGTATGTGGGTTCAAGAGGATCTAGAGAAACAGGAATGGTCGAGTCCGATAAACTTGTTAAGGTTTCTGTTGCTGGGGTGACTGCTTCAGGTGACATTGTTTTGGCGAATGATGAAGCATATAgacctttttatattttctaccTTAATCTCGAAAGGAACCATCTTCTTAGTGTGGAAATCCANACTCAAAAACCAAGTATTGTTCTTTGTTATGGATCCTATCTCTTCTTCACAAGCTTCGATCcaatgtttttctccttttgccTCACTAAAATCCCAAGGTTCTTCGNAATAATATTTGGCATCAGTCTCCTGCAGTATGCGTCTTTGTTGACCATGTGGAGGATCTTCAGTTTAATACTTGGAGCACAACACCTTTAAACCCACCAGAACAGAAGCTTAAACACTGGATCACACCTGCGTCATCTAGAAATTATCATCATGTGAGAAG encodes the following:
- the LOC104757406 gene encoding pre-mRNA-splicing factor SPF27 homolog — encoded protein: MRTNTTATQRRTRKVVTPKPEKLGWEQYLQKNHRSLQQKMIELENLEMMSKHGPELWRQNNHRLEVFLSRMQRLAQEQNTGLSTGIVELS
- the LOC104759540 gene encoding putative F-box protein At5g42430 translates to MDREENSDSIPNDLILEILSRLSITSIGRFRCVSKQWGSMLHKPYFTKLFFTKSSARPRLLIGVRQHHEWSFFSAPQPQNHYGKSSSLVVAADFHIECSFLDHSLARCNASGLLYFPSTKDSRMDEYGEGFICNPITGQFAILPRLRLGPEDVKDWGGLLGFDPIGGNSRYCP